The following proteins are encoded in a genomic region of Pyricularia oryzae 70-15 chromosome 6, whole genome shotgun sequence:
- a CDS encoding catalase-peroxidase 2, whose product MHASLSSWLLAASLLTQPISVSGQGCPFAKRDGTVDSSLPQKRADAPETTTFGRCAVKSNQAGGGTRSHDWWPCQLRLDVLRQFQPSQNPLGGDFDYAEAFQSLDYEAVKKDIAALMTESQDWWPADFGNYGGLFVRMAWHSAGTYRAMDGRGGGGMGQQRFAPLNSWPDNQNLDKARRLIWPIKQKYGNKISWADLMLLTGNVALENMGFKTLGFGGGRADTWQSDEAVYWGAETTFVPQGNDVRYNNSVDINARADKLEKPLAATHMGLIYVNPEGPNGTPDPAASAKDIREAFGRMGMNDTETVALIAGGHAFGKTHGAVKGSNIGPAPEAADLGMQGLGWHNSVGDGNGPNQMTSGLEVIWTKTPTKWSNGYLESLINNNWTLVESPAGAHQWEAVNGTVDYPDPFDKTKFRKATMLTSDLALINDPEYLKISQRWLEHPEELADAFAKAWFKLLHRDLGPTTRYLGPEVPKESFIWQDPLPAREGDLIDDADVDKLKAAILSTDGLDVSKLASTAMACATTYRNSDKRGGCNGARIALEPQRNWVSNNPTQLSAVLDALKKVQSDFNGSNGNKKVSLADLIVLGGTAAVEKAAKDAGVDIKVPFSAGRVDATQEQTDVTQFSYLEPQADGFRNYGRGTARARTEEIMVDKASQLTLTPPELTVLVGGMRALGANYDGSDVGVFTANKGKLTPDFFVNLVDMNIAWTASGADGESWVGTDRKSRSEKYKGSRADLVFGSHAELRAIAEVYAENGNQEKFVKDFVAAWTKVMNLDRFDLKVKK is encoded by the exons atgcacgCATCACTCTCAAGTTGGCTGCTCGCAGCCTCGCTCCTGACGCAGCCCATCAGCGTCTCGGGCCAGGGCTGCCCCTTTGCAAAGAGAGATGGGACCGTGGACAGCAGCCTTCCCCAGAAAAGGGCTGATGCGCCAGAGACGACGACCTTTGGACGATGCGCGGTGAAGAGCAAccaggccggcggcggcacgaGGAGTCACGACTGGTGGCCATGCCAGCTCCGGCTCGACGTGCTACGTCAGTTCCAGCCGAGCCAGAACCCCCTCGGCGGCGACTTTGACTACGCCGAGGCGTTTCAATCTCTGGatt ACGAAGCCGTCAAGAAGGATATCGCGGCTCTGATGACAGAGTCGCAAGATTGGTGGCCTGCCGACTTTGGCAACTACGGTGGTCTGTTTGTCCGTATGGCGTGGCACAGTGCCGGTACCTACCGGGCCATGGACGGccgtggcggtggtggaATG GGTCAGCAACGATTTGCTCCCCTCAACAGCTGGCCCGACAACCAAAACCTGGACAAAGCTAGGCGGCTGATTT GGCCCATCAAGCAAAAGTATGGCAACAAGATCTCATGGGCCGACCTGATGCTCCTTACGGGCAACGTCGCGCTCGAGAACATGGGCTTCAAGACGCTTGGATTCGGCGGTGGCAGGGCCGACACGTGGCAGTCGGACGAGGCGGTCTACTGGGGTGCCGAGACCACCTTTGTGCCGCAGGGCAACGACGTCCGCTACAACAACAGCGTCGACATCAACGCGCGCGCCGACAAGCTCGAGAAGCCGCTGGCCGCCACCCACATGGGTCTGATCTACGTCAACCCCGAGGGTCCCAACGGCACGCCTGACccggccgcctcggccaaGGACATCCGCGAGGCCTTTGGCAGGATGGGCATGAACGACACCGAGACTGTGGCTCTGATTGCCGGCGGTCACGCCTTTGGCAAGACGCATGGTGCCGTCAAGGGCT CAAATATTGGCCCCGCCCCTGAGGCTGCTGACCTTGGCATGCAGGGTCTCGGATGGCACAACAGTGTCGGCGACGGCAACGGCCCCAACCAGATGACGAGCGGTCTGGAGGTTATCTGGACCAAGACTCCTACCAA ATGGAGCAATGGTTACCTCGAGTCCCTCATCAACAACAACTGGACCCTTGTCGAGTCTCCCGCCGGCGCGCATCAGTGGGAGGCGGTCAACGGCACCGTCGACTACCCTGACCCCTTTGACAAGACCAAGTTCCGCAAGGCTACCATGTTGACCTCAGACTTGGCGCTGATCAACGACCCCGAGTACCTCAAGATCTCGCAGCGCTGGCTCGAGCACCCCGAGGAGCTGGCCGACGCCTTTGCCAAGGCCTGGTTCAAGCTCCTGCACCGTGACCTTGGCCCCACCACCAGGTATCTCGGCCCCGAGGTTCCCAAGGAGTCCTTCATCTGGCAGGACCCGCTCCCCGCCCGGGAGGGTGACCTGATTGACGATGCCGACGTCGACAAGCTCAAGGCCGCCATCCTCTCCACCGACGGTCTGGACGTCTCCAAGCTCGCCTCCACCGCCATGGCCTGCGCCACCACCTACCGCAACTCTGACAAGCGCGGCGGCTGCAACGGAGCCCGCATCGCCCTCGAGCCCCAGAGGAACTGGGTCTCCAACAACCCCACTCAGCTGTCTGCCGTCCTCGACGCCCTCAAGAAGGTCCAGTCCGACTTTAACGGCAGCAACGGCAACAAGAAGGTCTCGCTGGCCGATCTGATCGTGCTCGGtggcaccgccgccgtggaAAAGGCCGCCAAGGACGCCGGTGTCGACATCAAGGTCCCCTTCTCTGCGGGCCGTGTCGACGCCACCCAGGAGCAGACCGACGTCACGCAGTTCTCGTACCTCGAGCCCCAGGCCGACGGTTTCCGCAACTACGGCCGTGGCACCGCCCGCGCCCGCACCGAGGAGATCATGGTCGACAAGGCCTCGCAGCTGACCCTGACTCCCCCCGAGCTGACCGTCTTGGTTGGTGGCATGCGCGCTCTGGGCGCCAACTACGACGGCTCCGACGTCGGCGTCTTTACCGCCAACAAGGGCAAGCTGACTCCCGACTTCTTTGTCAACCTGGTCGACATGAACATCGCCTGGACCGCCTCGGGCGCCGACGGCGAGAGCTGGGTCGGCACCGACAGGAAGAGCAGGAGCGAAAAGTACAAGGGCTCGCGCGCCGATCTCGTCTTTGGCTCGCACGCCGAGCTGAGGGCCATCGCCGAGGTCTACGCCGAGAACGGCAACCAGGAGAAGTTTGTCAAGGACTTTGTCGCCGCCTGGACAAAGGTCATGAACCTTGACCGCTTCGACCTCAAGGTCAAGAAATAA
- a CDS encoding AAA family ATPase, with protein MDTAQNVGHQQAVSCHSDALNGILSAAVNSADAKMLPTPETASGSKPRTSEGTAEKDLKGEPNGKKNGESKSSKSVKAGKVPARTTESSPLESDSEDDGDSDDSASSSSSSSSSSSSSSSSDSESDYASRKRKKRSGTKKRRDNHKSKKKSAGGNRLTRFLGSKTATGSDSGSDSESDSDCDDDSLSDIDGATRGLGPREEIARLSAHVQQLQVQQQFQMQQQMQQRSAAITQSTPYPSGVVYPNGMNYAATYPSQPPLPPVQSRIIDPGTRGQQGMPLRPNGSGRWRPPPGRPGRGDQFSVGHGGPGHMFPPVSNNHKQKQKHRRNKGRPEFKRVDHVWDNNLHSYKLQDTAEVSPDTQYDEYIFHVRRSFDWEGKYKNTHVDIKSKLLRECLQEVMGNIKGVSLVEETPKLDPNMLFLYFDDLKRHLKHLRKAKPAKSTKRGRKKEQRRIDEKKSHLKVLIKYINKDYAAIKSSLDPMLENGLITFDLFWALWKPGTLAFTTTYGSPDEPRVFKVESAEKHFGIMKGASYLIDGRYFEYDGKQFGFGTQFEEVPEFRGARKITSLSVYPLSFHKTEEQVRKDLIERGKKFVSLAGVNYRAHHGMAYYKKKRSIVKVNINGRIMIDPSIHRRINPNYPISHIRPKDHDIISDQEDNDADDADEASNSDGVRGQRMKFVTKAVKDQNGKIQLVRMPRFMAERNQGKEKLDQVQEKGEDDAANKAENAEGSDEDASKEEADAKKVPEFSDEDYLTASPVVLGFAFAEKLWLEFTVSGVKDIQWNETAYESLVLEAKTKDIVKALVESHKYHAAESIDDVIQGKGKGLVAVLHGPPGTGKTLTAEGISELLKCPLYMVSAGELGTDSRYLEAELQKILDICHAWGAILLLDEADVFLEKRNIADIHRNALVSIFLRQLEYFQGILFLTTNRVETFDDAFQSRIHIALRYDRLTQQAKKAIFKLFIERVRVMEKAELMPFNESDFDSLARHDLNGRQIKNTVGTAQALAVNRGEPLSMSHIKQVLDVHMSFDRDLKGGTGYQDAMRSYF; from the exons ATGGACACTGCGCAGAACGTAGGCCACCAACAAGCTGTGAGCTGCCACTCAGATGCGCTCAACGGTATCTTGTCAGCCGCCGTTAATAGCGCCGATGCCAAGATGCTTCCTACCCCAGAAACCGCTTCTGGCTCCAAGCCGCGCACGTCCGAAGGGACTGCTGAGAAGGATCTCAAAGGCGAACCCAATGGAAAGAAGAACGGAGAATCCAAGTCAAGCAAGTCGGTAAAGGCGGGCAAAGTGCCTGCTAGGACCACAGAGTCGTCGCCCCTCGAATCCGACTCTGAGGATGATGGCGATTCTGATGATTCCGCTTcgtcttcgtcctcgtcctcatcttcatcttcatcatctTCGTCTAGCGATTCTGAATCAGACTATGCGTCTCGTAAGAGGAAGAAACGCAGCGGGACCAAGAAGCGGCGCGACAACCACAAgtccaaaaagaagtcggcGGGCGGTAACAGGCTCACAAGATTCCTTGGGAGTAAGACAGCCACAGGTTCAGATTCCGGTTCCGACTCAGAATCCGACTCAGACTGCGACGACGACAGTTTGTCCGATATTGACGGTGCCACTAGGGGACTTGGCCCGCGAGAGGAGATCGCCAGGCTTTCGGCTCATGTTCAACAGTTGCAGGTGCAACAACAATTTCAGATGCAACAACAAATGCAGCAACGGAGTGCCGCGATCACCCAAAGCACTCCCTACCCCAGTGGCGTTGTCTATCCTAATGGAATGAACTATGCGGCGACCTATCCTAGCcaaccgcctcttccgcctgTTCAAAGCCGCATCATAGACCCGGGCACCCGCGGACAGCAAGGTATGCCCCTCCGGCCGAACGGTTCAGGGCGCTGGCGGCCACCACCAGGTCGTCCCGGCCGAGGCGACCAATTTTCCGTGGGGCATGGAGGTCCAGGTCACATGTTTCCACCGGTTAGCAATAATCACAAGCAGAAGCAGAAACACCGGCGCAACAAAGGCCGACCAGAGTTCAAGCGCGTGGATCACGTATGGGACAATAATCTTCACTCATACAAGCTCCAGGATACAGCTGAAGTATCGCCAGACACGCAGTACGACGAGTACATCTTTCACGTCCGTCGCTCTTTTGACTGGGAGGGCAAGTACAAAAACACGCATGTGGATATCAAGAGCAAACTTCTCCGAGAGTGTTTGCAGGAAGTCATGGGCAACATCAAGGGCGTGAGTCTGGTTGAAGAGACCCCGAAATTGGACCCCAACATGCTTTTCCT TTATTTCGATGACCTCAAACGGCACCTCAAGCATCTCAGAAAGGCAAAGCCAGCCAAGTCGACCAAACGCGGCCGTAAGAAAGAACAACGTCGCATTGATGAGAAGAAGTCTCATCTCAAGGTGCTCATCAAATACATCAACAAAGATTATGCGGCAATCAAGAGCAG TCTCGATCCTATGCTCGAGAATGGGCTCATCACCTTCGACCTCTTCTGGGCACTATGGAAGCCCGGTACGCTGGCCTTTACTACAACCTATGGTAGTCCCGATGAACCCCGAGTGTTCAAGGTCGAGTCGGCCGAGAAGCATTTTGGAATCATGAAAGGCGCTTCGTACCTCATTGACGGCAGG TATTTCGAATACGATGGCAAACAGTTTGGGTTCGGCACTCAGTTCGAGGAGGTCCCCGAGTTTCGCGGTGCGCGAAAGATCACCAGTCTTTCGGTGTATCCCTTGAGCTTCCACAAGACAGAAGAGCAGGTCAGAAAAGACCTCATTGAGAGGGGTAAAAAGTTTGTCTCCCTCGCAGGCGTTAACTACCGAGCGCATCACGGAATGGCATATTACAAGAAGAAGCGGTCCATCGTCAAGGTCAACATCAATGGCCGCATCATGATTGATCCCAGCATTCATCGTCGCATCAACCCCAACTACCCCATATCTCATATCCGGCCCAAGGACCACGATATCATTTCGGACCAGGAAGACAATGACGCCGACGATGCGGATGAGGCCTCGAACTCGGACGGTGTCAGGGGCCAGCGGATGAAGTTTGTCACCAAAGCCGTCAAAGATCAAAATGGCAAGATTCAACTCGTCCGCATGCCAAGGTTCATGGCCGAGCGCAACCAGGGCAAGGAGAAGCTGGATCAGGTGCAGGAAAAGGGCGAGGATGATGCAGCTAACAAGGCAGAAAATGCCGAGGGCAGCGATGAGGATGCAAGCAAGGAGGAGGCCGACGCCAAAAAGGTTCCCGAGTTCAGCGACGAGGATTATCTCACCGCATCCCCTGTCGTTCTTGGATTTGCCTTTGCCGAGAAGCTGTGGTTGGAGTTTACAGTCTCTGGCGTCAAAGACATTCAGTGGAACGAGACGGCGTACGAGTCTTTGGTGCTGGAGGCCAAGACCAAGGACATTGTGAAG GCTCTCGTAGAGTCACACAAGTACCACGCCGCCGAAAGTATCGACGATGTCATtcagggcaagggcaagggcttGGTCGCCGTGCTACATGGCCCGCCGGGTACAGGCAAGACGTTGACGGCCGAGGGCATCAGCGAGCTACTCAAATGTCCGCTATATATGGTATCGGCAGGAGAGCTAGGCACCGATTCGCGTTACCTCGAGGCAGAGCTGCAAAAGATACTCGACATCTGCCACGCGTGGGGCGCAATCTTGCTCCTGGACGAGGCCGACGTCTTCCTGGAGAAGCGTAACATTGCGGATATCCACCGCAATGCTTTAGTCAGCATCTTCCTGCGCCAGCTGGAATATTTCCAGGGCATTCTATTCCTCACGACAAACCGCGTTGAG ACATTCGACGACGCATTCCAATCCCGTATCCATATTGCACTCCGATACGACAGACTAACGCAGCAGGCCAAAAAGGCCATCTTCAAGCTTTTCATCGAGCGGGTGCGGGTGATGGAGAAGGCGGAACTGATGCCCTTCAACGAGTCCGATTTCGACTCGCTGGCACGGCATGACCTCAATGGACGACAGATCAAGAACACGGTGGGTACGGCGCAGGCCCTGGCCGTCAACCGAGGGGAGCCTCTCTCCATGTCGCACATAAAGCAGGTGCTGGACGTTCACATGTCTTTTGATCGCGACTTGAAGGGGGGAACTGGATACCAGGATGCCATGAGGAGCTACTTTTAA
- a CDS encoding potassium ion channel Yvc1, translating to MPRRNRSWATVLGLNKSPGSHHHDNWWHERRHLLPRYHDRIIESSIPPIEVTKVAVRLRRLIEECVPCELEENLITKPHSKVITNKVIKAAKQAGGSEYGACVVFCLLVCKRWFSHQSSVELWDADLHLVRGVACEVIAKAIIEQEEDTEYLQHKVLLKRYSITINGEDMPAANVIERAVDLHALRVIGSSGYQKCISHLWRGWLVQDEDDPSNFVDYHDKANTSFLVHMDPDRMRAPIYQNAAQLVISFIYLGLYTGAISTVNRTGELDIVEGLMYLFTVGFICDEITKVWKAGYRILGFWNALNSVLYGLLMISLGIRFFAFSKPFNGPAQDEDGKTDREQLNELSYNFLAVSAPLFWIRLLLYLDTFRFFGAMLVVLKVMMKESIIFFALLTIIIIGFFQSFIGLDYADDHALSDTGFIIQSMANALMQSPDFSGFEKFSHPFGIILYYFFTFIVMVILLNVLIALYNSAYEDIYDNADDEFLALFAQKTMQFVRAPDENVYIAPLNLIEVFLVALPFEWWMEKRMYERLNDIVMAVLYSPLLLFTAMFEMRAAGEIRANRSRGEEDDDVQEEWEQMEDEIDFESDGWNKTVSLAKANVEEEPAVLEVQQLREEVKELKAMLIELGRAVGATKLGGSNTTGKANGADEE from the exons ATGCCTCGTCGCAACAGGTCTTGGGCAACTGTTCTCGGATTGAACAAAAGCCCCGGCAGCCACCATCACGACAATTGGTGGCACGAGCGCCGTCACT TGCTACCTCGCTACCATGACCGCATCATCGAGTCGTCCATTCCCCCAATTGAGGTCACCAAGGTCGCTGTCCGCCTGCGCCGTCTGATCGAGGAGTGTGTTCCCTGTGAGCTCGAAGAAAATCTCATCACCAAGCCGCACAGCAAAGTCATCACCAACAAGGTCATCAAGGCTGCCAAACAGGCTGGTGGCTCTGAATATGGAGCCTGTGTCGTCTTTTGCTTGCTTGTTTGCAAGAGGTGGTTCTCGCATCAATCCTCGGTAGAGCTTTGGGATGCCGACCTGCACTTGGTCAGAGGCGTCGCATGTGAGGTTATAGCGAAGGCTAT AATCGAGCAAGAAGAAGACACAGAGTATCTCCAGCACAAGGTGCTGCTCAAGCGGTACTCAATTACCATCAATGGAGAGGACATGCCGGCGGCCAACGTCATTGAGCGCGCCGTCGACCTACATGCCCTTCGGGTCATTGGCTCCTCGGGCTATCAGAAATGCATCAGTCATCTCTGGCGCGGCTGGCTCGtccaggacgaggacgatccCTCCAACTTTGTCGACTATCATGATAAGGCAAACACAAGCTTCCTCGTGCACATGGATCCCGATCGTATGCGCGCCCCAATCTATCAGAATGCAGCCCAGCTCGTGATTTCCTTCATCTATTTGGGTCTGTACACGGGTGCCATCAGCACGGTGAACCGTACCGGCGAACTTGATATCGTCGAGGGTCTCATGTACCTTTTTACTGTCGGTTTCATTTGCGACGAGATCACCAAGGTCTGGAAGGCGGGCTACCGCATCTTGGGGTTCTGGAACGCTCTGAACAGCGTTCTCTATGGGTTGTTGATGATCAGCCTGGGCATTCGTTTCTTCGCTTTTAGCAAGCCTTTCAACGGCCCAGCCCAGGACGAAGATGGCAAGACCGATCGCGAGCAGCTCAACGAGCTTAGCTACAACTTCTTGGCGGTCAGCGCGCCTCTCTTCTGGATCAGGCTGTTGCTATACCTCGACACGTTCCGCTTCTTCGGCGCCATGCTAGTCGTTCTTAAGGTCATGATGAAGGAGTCGATCATTTTCTTTGCCTTGCTTaccatcatcatcattgGCTTCTTCCAGAGTTTCATCGGCCTCGACTATGCAGACGACCACGCCCTCAGCGACACGGGTTTCATCATCCAGTCCATGGCCAACGCGCTCATGCAGAGCCCCGACTTTAGCGGCTTTGAAAAGTTCAGCCATCCATTCGGCATAATACTCTACTACTTCTTCACCTTTATCGTCATGGTCATCTTGCTCAACGTGCTTATTGCGCTGTACAACTCTGCCTACGAGGACATCTACGACAATGCCGACGACGAGTTCCTAGCCCTGTTTGCGCAAAAGACAATGCAATTCGTGCGCGCGCCCGACGAGAACGTGTACATCGCGCCGCTCAACCTGATCGAGGTGTTTCTGGTCGCACTGCCGTTCGAGTGGTGGATGGAGAAGCGCATGTACGAGCGGCTCAACGACATCGTCATGGCAGTGCTGTATTCGCCACTCCTGCTCTTCACGGCCATGTTTGAAATGAGGGCCGCCGGCGAGATCAGGGCCAACCGGTCGCGCGGcgaagaggacgacgacgtgcAGGAGGAGTGGGAGCAGATGGAGGACGAGATCGATTTTGAGAGCGATGGATGGAACAAGACTGTCAGTctggccaaggccaacgTCGAGGAGGAGCCGGCTGTTTTGGAGGTGCAACAGCTACGGGAAGAGGTCAAGGAGCTCAAGGCGATGCTTATCGAGCTTGGACGGGCTGTAGGGGCTACGAAGTTGGGCGGCAGCAATACCACTGGGAAAGCCAACGGTGCAGATGAGGAGTAG
- a CDS encoding sugar transporter, translating into MEDTEKPSTEHAGTVRRTDEADLPPWHGMSAGRYLATRVSSLKPPMESAPNPLKLLLMLDKHCWAFFMVAFLAWTWDAFDFFTVSLTVSDLAKDFGRTNTDITWGITLVLMFRSVGSITFGIASDRYGRKWPFIVNNLLFIVLELGTGFCNTYSQFLACRALFGIAMGGLYGNAAATALEDLPEEARGLMSGLLQQGYAFGYLLATAFARALVNTTPYGWRPLFWFGACPPAIFIAFRLLLPETRMYQQQAEMRQAAAASGTSVSKTFVAEGKVALRRHWMILLYLVLLMAGFNFMSHGSQDLYPTMLSNQFGFGPNDVTITQIVANLGAILGGTTVGYCSQIFGRRLSIIVMCIVGGALLYPYTFVDTRAVAAAAFFEQFCVQGAWGVIPIHLMELSPGAFRTFVVGTSYQLGNLVSSASSTIESSIGERFPLPANPGSTENRFEYGKVVCIFMGCVYIYTIILTLIGPEHLKRKFDVDHDEDAKEVMAETGVVVGEGTAASHVGGAKGKGEIV; encoded by the exons ATGGAAGACACTGAGAAACCCAGCACTGAGCACGCCGGTACGGTGAGGAGGACCGACGAAGCTGACCTCCCACCATGGCACGGAATGTCGGCTGGGCGGTACCTGGCGACGCGAGTGTCGAGTCTCAAGCCGCCAATGGAGTCGGCACCAAATCCTTTGAAGCTGCTGTTGATGTTGGACAAGCACTGCTGGGCGTTTTTCATGGTTGCCTTTCTTGCATGG ACTTGGGACGCATTTGACTTCTTTACCGTCTCCTTGACCGTGTCGGACCTGGCAAAAGACTTTGGCCGCACAAACACTGACATTACGTGGGGAATCACCTTGGTGTTGATGTTCCGATCTGTCGGTTCCATTACCTTTGGAATCGCTTCGGACCGCTATGGCCGTAAATGGCCGTTTATTGTCAACAACTTGTTGTTTATTGTCCTCGAACTT GGCACAGGATTCTGCAACACATACAGCCAGTTCCTGGCCTGCCGCGCCCTTTTCGGCATTGCCATGGGTGGTCTGTATGGCAATGCCGCAGCCACGGCGCTTGAAGATCTTCCAGAAGAGGCCAGGGGTCTGATGAGTGGTCTTTTGCAGCAAGGG TATGCTTTTGGATACCTTCTAGCAACCGCCTTTGCCCGCGCCCTCGTCAACACCACGCCGTACGGCTGGCGCCCACTCTTTTGGTTCGGCGCATGCCCGCCAGCCATCTTCATCGCATTCCGTCTGCTGCTGCCCGAGACTCGCATGTACCAGCAGCAGGCTGAGATGCGGCAGGCCGCCGCGGCCAGCGGCACCTCGGTGTCCAAGACGTTTGTGGCCGAGGGCAAGGTCGCGCTGCGCCGCCACTGGATGATTCTGCTGTACCTGGTCCTCCTCATGGCCGGCTTCAACTTCATGTCGCACGGCAGCCAGGACTTGTACCCGACCATGCTTTCGAACCAGTTTGGTTTCGGGCCGAACGACGTCACCATCACGCAGATCGTGGCCAACCTCGGCGCCATCCTCGGCGGCACCACGGTCGGATATTGTAGTCAGATCTTCGGCCGTCGGTTGAGCATTATCGTCATGTGCATCGTCGGTGGCGCGCTGCTGTACCCGTACACGTTTGTCGACACGCGTGCCGTTGCGGCGGCCGCCTTCTTTGAGCAGTTTTGCGTCCAGGGTGCATGGGGTGTCATCCCGATTCACCTCATGGAGCTGTCTCCTGGCGCGTTTAGAACGTTCGTGGTCGGTACGTCTTACCAGCTCGGCAACCTGGTGTCGTCTGCGAGCTCCACCATCGAGTCGAGCATCGGCGAGCGATTCCCGTTACCGGCCAATCCGGGGAGCACCGAGAATCGGTTCGAGTACGGCAAGGTCGTCTGCATCTTCATGGGGTGCGTGTACATTTACACCATAATCTTGACTCTGATCGGACCTGAGCACCTCAAGCGCAAGTTCGATGTCGACCATGATGAGGATGCCAAGGAGGTCATGGCAGAGACGGGCGTCGTGGTCGGCGAGGGTACGGCGGCGAGCCACGTCGGGGGAGCAAAGGGGAAGGGAGAGATTGTCTAG